Part of the Anaerolineales bacterium genome, AGCATCTCCGGCCGGGACACCCCCAGGTTCTCGAGTCCGAAACCAATCTCCTCGCCAACCGTGTAGCGGGCGCCGGTCACCTGGTTGAAAGGGTTCTGGAACACCGAACCGACGTGCTCGCACATCACGGCCAGGCTGCTGTTGGGCACATCGATGCCGGCGACGCGAACCCGCCCGGTCAGGCTGCCGCGGAAGAAGTGCGGGATAAAGCCCGCCAGGAGCGAGCACAGCGTGCTCTTGCCGGCCCCGCTCGCGCCCAGCACGGCCCACAGCTCGCCGTCGGCGACAGCCAGGTCCAGCCCGTCCAGTGCGGGGGAGGCCTCGCCGGCGTAGGTGAAGCTGACCTGCCGGAGCTCGATCATCCGGCAACCAGGCTGACGAGTCGGATCAGAACGATCCCTGCTGCCATCGTCCACATGCCGCGGCGCAGCCAAAGTTGAGCGACGGAATCCTGCAGGCTGATCAAGCTCGTCCTCGGTCCGCGGCGGCTGAAGCCGCGGGCTTCGAGGGCGAGAGCCCGCTCCTCGACATCCATCAGGCTGGCGAGCAGCAAGGGACCGGTGAGGGGAACCAGGGCTCGGGCCCGACGCCATATCGAGCCTTCGGTCTCCAGTCCTCGGGCACGCTGCGCGTCCTGGATGCGACGGGCCTGGGCCTCAAAGCGCGGCACCAGCTGCAAGGTTGTCACGACCAGGTAAAGTGCTTGGCTGGGCAGGCCGCGCTCGACCAGTGCCCGCATCAGCATGTCGACCCGGGTGGTCATCGAAAGCAGGAGGAAGCAGCCGCCGA contains:
- a CDS encoding energy-coupling factor transporter transmembrane protein EcfT; the protein is ERRTSLAGPDSFAAYLPRTSSLHRLHPLTKLALTVLLLALTFAVPWWASYLVLFLGVLPLAALGRIFGPLTRTLWKLVLPFAIPILLIQGLFWGEGEVVASLGPLSLYRQGLVFAVASIGRIALLGGCFLLLSMTTRVDMLMRALVERGLPSQALYLVVTTLQLVPRFEAQARRIQDAQRARGLETEGSIWRRARALVPLTGPLLLASLMDVEERALALEARGFSRRGPRTSLISLQDSVAQLWLRRGMWTMAAGIVLIRLVSLVAG